The genomic interval TTGCTCGAGCGTCTGGTGTTGTCGCACCGATCCAGCGAGACGGGACATGCGGAAGCCATCCGGGCTCTCAACGGCATGCGGAGTACCCTGCGGCAAGGCGAGCCGCTGGGCGAGGTGCCGATTCGGCCATTGCTCGATCTTGGCATGCGCCTGGGTGAGGGCAGCGGTGCGGCCATGGCGGTCCCTTTGCTGCGATCGGCTACTGCGCTCATGCGGCAGATGGCCACCTTCTCCGATGCCGGCGTGTCCACCGCGCACGCATGAGCCGCGAACTGCGCGCCTTCTCTGCGGCCTGCACCTTCATGACGCGCATCCCCACGTGGCGTGTCGTGGCACACGACGTGACGGATCTTCCGGCGTCCGCCGCCTACTTCCCATTGGTTGGACTGATCGTGGGCGGTGCTGGTGCGGCCGTATGGTGGATAGGCTCGTGGTTCTGGACGCCATGGATCGCGGTGCTGTTATCCATGGCCGCAACCATTCGGCTCACCGGGGCCTTTCACGAGGATGCACTCGCGGACTCGCTTGACGGCTTCGGGGGCGGGTGGACGCGCGAGCAGGTGCTGCACATCATGAAGGACAGTCGCGTGGGTTCGTATGCGCTGGTGGGGATGTGCGTCGCACTGGTCCTCAAAGCCGCGTTGCTCGTGGAACTCGCCACGGTCACGACGCTGCCGGCGAACGGCATCACGGGGCGATGGCCCGCTGCCGTGCTGGCCATGCTGGCCGCCCATGTGCTCGCACGGGCCTCGAGCGTCGCGCTCATCGGCGCGTTGCCCTATGTGCGCAGCGACGGCGAGGCCGCGCGCGCGAGTGCCGGTCGGCCGTTTGTGGCGGGCGTATCGCGAATTCGGGTGATCCTGGCTGTATGGTGCGCCGTGGTGCTGAGTGTCGTGTTGCTGGGCGGCGCGGTCTGGACGGTGCTCCTGGCGGCGGCAGCCACGACCGCACTGGCAGCGCGTTATTTCCGTGCTCGACTTGGTGGAATCACTGGTGATGCGCTGGGCGCCGCCAATCAGGTGGTGGAACTGGTGGTGTATCTTGCGCTCTCGGCCAACGTGCAGGGGGCATCGTTCCTCCAGATCGTGGCACGGTCATGAGGAAGGCACCGGACGATGAGTCTGGCCCATTGCAGCTCATTCTACTCCGCCACGCCGATGCGATCAGTGACGGGCGCTGCATCGGCTGGACCGATGTGCCGCTGAGCGATACCGGTCGAGCGCAGTGTACATCCCTCATCACGACGGATGGGCCGCTACGGCAGCTCCTCGCCGGTGACAGCGGCGACCTGCACGTGGAAAGCAGCGATTTGAGCCGAGCGCGTGACACGGCGGCTGCCATCTCCGAATGCGTCGAGGTACCGGTGCATGAGCACGCGGATCTTCGCGAGATGCACTTCGGTGCGTGGGATGGACGGACCTGGGGCGAGCTGGAGGCGGAGGACGGAGAACGACTGGCGACCTGGATGGCGCACTGGCAGTTGGCCGCACCGCCTGGGGGAGAGAGTCTCGCGCACATGCAGCGGCGTGTCGCCACGGCGCTGCGTCGCCTCACGCAACGGCCCGAACCACGGGTGTTGGTGGTCAGTCACGCCGGCTGGATTCGACTGGCGCTCTGTCTGCTGCAGGACCGACCGGTGCGCGAGATGTTCGAAATCACCGTGCCACACGCGCAGCCGATAGTGCTCAGTGTGGCACGCCGCCCGCTCTGAGCAACGCTCTCACGGGCGCCGCGTCGGCGCCCTCAATGGACAGCGGTGCCGCCAGCAACTCGTACAAGCCCGGCGTCACCGCGCGCAGATTGAGGTTCTCCAGCACATACGCCCCTCGTCCAAGCAGCGCGTGATGCACATCGAGTGTCTTGCTGTGCCGCGTGTCCACACTGGGCGCATCCACGCCCCAGAGCACGAGGCCCTGCGACACCAACCAGGTCGCCGCGTCGGCGCTCAGCGTGGGCCAGTCGTCGGGAAACACACCGGCGGCCACACTGCGGCCCGTGCGAAGCAACATGCGGGCTGGAATGTCGCGGTGGCCCTGCGCCTCCAGCAGCGCCGCCAACATGGACGTGTCGACTTCCTGCGCTTGGGTGGGTGTTGATGGAAGCGAGAGTACGACGCAGGGTCCCACAAACGCCGAAACCGTCAGCGACTCCGACGCTGGCCAGCCCTCATGCACGTGCAGTGGAGCATCGGCGTGTGTTCCCACATGCAGACTGGTGGTGACGGCCGCCAGGTTGACACTGTCGCCCCGGTCGAGGCGACAGGTCCACCCGCAATCAAATCGCTGATCGCCCGGCCACTCTGGCGTACGGGCACTCATGGGAACGGAGATGTCGTAGAGCACAGGGAGGCCTGACGGGTCAGCGAAGGGTGAGAAGACGTGGCGTCAGCGTCCGTAGAACGCCGAACGCACGGCCCAGAGCTCGGGGAAGAACTTCTGAGCGACCGTACGCGAGAGGTACTTGGCGCCCAGCGTGCCGCCCGTCCCACCCGTGCCCGGGCCGATGATGCGCTCCACCAACTGCACGTGCAGGAAGCGCCAGCGCGCGAAGCGCTGTTCGAACTCCAGCAGCCCCTCAACGAGCAGAAAGAGCGGCGTGGGGCCGGGGCCTGTGTAGAGTGCCGCCAGCTCCACCTGCTCGTGCGCCAGTAGCGCCAGCACCAGCGACTGCAGCGTGGGCCGCTCGAGCGCGGCCTGAACCTCGGCCGGCGGTGGACCATGCTCGCTGATGGTCTGCAGGAAGTGTGCGTCGCGCAGGCCCGCCGTTGCCTCAATGGCACGGAACTGTGCGCTCTGCGAACCGCTACTCGAACCCAGATAGCCGCGGAACTGCGCGAAACGCTGCGGCGGCAGGGTGTCGAGGGCGGCCAGCTGCTGCGAAATGATCTCGGTGAGCGCGTTGACACGCTGCACCGAAAGCAGGGCACGCATGGTGTCGAATTGTTCAAGCGCCGCAATGAGGGTGTCGAACTCGTGGCGCAGCACCTTGAACCAGAGCTCACTGGCCTGGTGGACCACGATGAACAGCAGTTCGTCCGGGTGCTCGGGCTGAGATTGCGGCAATTGCAGCGCGAGCAACTCCTCCAGGCGCAGGTAGGAGCCGTAGTCGATGTCGGTCATGAATGAACGCGCGGAAACGCGAGATGGGTGGACGCCGGGGAGTGTGGCGCGGTACCGCGGAGGAACACCTGCAACAGCACTCAGAAGGTGGAGACGCCGAGTTGGGTGACGTCATCCACTTCCATGGTTTCGTCTGTGTAGAACGGCTCACCGTAGGTCTTGCGGATGAGCGAGCCATAGTGCGCGGCGTGATGCCGCACGATGTCATACAGCGGCTCGCCGTTCGGATAGACCTCGCCCGCCTGCGTCGTGCCATCGAACTGCGAGCCATAACACTTGATGGCCTGCAGCTTTCGCTCGAACTGCTCCGTGATGTCCACCACGAAGGTGGGCTTCACGTGGTCTTCGCGATACGCGATGGTGTGGAGCAACTTGAGCGGACGGAAGGCCGCAAACTCACCGGGCGCGTAGCGGGCAAGCCCGCTCAGGAAGCAGGCATCACGCACCAACTCCGTCGTGCGACGATGATCAGGATGCCGGCCGCGTGGTGCCGGGGCAATCACCACCCGGGGGCGCAGACGCCGCAGGACCTGCACCAGACGTGCGCGGGAGGCGTCATCGTTGGTGATCCCGGCGTCGGGCAGTTCGAGGTTCTCGCGCAGTGCCACGCCCATCACGCGCCGGCCCGCCTCCGCCTCCTCGGCACGCAGGGCCGCCGAACCGCGGGTGCCCATCTCACCCTGCGTCAGGTCGAGGATACCGACACGCTTGCCGGCGTCCACGGCCTTGATGAGGGTGCCCCCGCAGGTCAGCTCGGCATCATCCCGATGCGGCGCGATGCACAACAGGTCGAGTGAATCCATGCCGAATGCTGGGCCATGGGACGGCCTCCGGCAAGCGGCACGGGCCCTGGCGCTCGCAACTGATTATCACGGATTACGCGGAAACGAACGGAAACCACACGGATGAACACCAGATGACCAGCAGTCGATGATTCTTATCCGTGCTGTTTCCGCCCTATCCGTGTCATCCGCGACAAGGCGGTTGAACCAGCCCGCCGCATACGAGATGTGTCAGCTGCGTGCCGACGACTGATCGAATCCCGTCAGGCCGACCGGCCCAGATAGCTGGCCACCCGCTCGGCCGTCAGCACGCCATTGGCCACACAGTCGCCAACCGACACGCCGAGGTGATAATTGCCCGCGAGGTAGAGCCCCGGGTGCTCAGATTCGGTGCGCGCCACGGCGTCCTTGACCTCCTGATACCCCAGGAGGTACTGCGGAATGGCGCGCGGCCAATAGGCATGATGCATGTACACCGGACTCCCGCTCACGCCAAGCAAGTCTCCGAGGTCACGCAGCACCGCAGGCAGCAGCGCCTCGGTGTTGAGCGCGGCCTGCTGCGGGTGCCGTGCGCCGCCCACGAACACGGTGAGCGTTACATGACCCTCGGGCGCTCGAGCGGGAAACAGCGAAGAGCTGAACAACACACCCAGCACGCGGCGCTGTTCGACACGCGGTACCAGCATGCCAAAGCCGTCGAGCGCATGCGCGACCTGCTGCCGCGTGAAGCCCAGCGTCAGTGTGCTGACGGGCGGATAGCTCACATGCTCGATGGGCGCGGCAAATCGCCGCAGTGCCGCCGGCAGCTCCATGGCCGCCAGCGCGTGCGCGGGCGTGGCCAGCACCACGGTGTCGGCAATCAGCGTGTGGGCGTCCTGGCCCTCACCCGATTCCACCACCCAGTGCCCGTCCTGCGCGTGCAGGTGACGCAAGGGACGCGAGAGATGCAGCGACGCACCAAGTGACGACGCGAGCGCGTCGGGCAGGGTCTGCATGCCGTCCACGAACGAGACCAGCCGCGCCGGGGATGCGGGCTGCTCGCCGGCGGCCGATGCTGCGCGCCGACGCTGCGCCATGAGTCCTCGCGACAGCGAGCCGTGTACCATCTCGAGTTCGGTGACCCGCGGAAACGCATGCGCCATGCTCAGCGTATCCGGATCACCGGCGAAGATGCCCGACACAAACGGATCCACCGCGTAGTCCAGCACTTCACGCCCAAGCCGGCGGCGCACAAACGAGGCAATGGACTCCTCGCCGGCGCCCTGGTAACGCGGCACGAGGGGCTCGAGCAGCACACGGAGCTTGGCCCTGGTGGAAAGCAGCCGTG from Gemmatimonas sp. UBA7669 carries:
- the bshB1 gene encoding bacillithiol biosynthesis deacetylase BshB1, which translates into the protein MDSLDLLCIAPHRDDAELTCGGTLIKAVDAGKRVGILDLTQGEMGTRGSAALRAEEAEAGRRVMGVALRENLELPDAGITNDDASRARLVQVLRRLRPRVVIAPAPRGRHPDHRRTTELVRDACFLSGLARYAPGEFAAFRPLKLLHTIAYREDHVKPTFVVDITEQFERKLQAIKCYGSQFDGTTQAGEVYPNGEPLYDIVRHHAAHYGSLIRKTYGEPFYTDETMEVDDVTQLGVSTF
- a CDS encoding cyclase family protein, which codes for MLYDISVPMSARTPEWPGDQRFDCGWTCRLDRGDSVNLAAVTTSLHVGTHADAPLHVHEGWPASESLTVSAFVGPCVVLSLPSTPTQAQEVDTSMLAALLEAQGHRDIPARMLLRTGRSVAAGVFPDDWPTLSADAATWLVSQGLVLWGVDAPSVDTRHSKTLDVHHALLGRGAYVLENLNLRAVTPGLYELLAAPLSIEGADAAPVRALLRAGGVPH
- the hemG gene encoding protoporphyrinogen oxidase, with protein sequence MGTLTGRPEQQDHDGSAQRLHPEGRCAAVVVGAGITGLTAAHALRQQGVSVVVLDAAPQAGGVMRTTHADGFVAEHGPNSFVSSPVVEQLLTALDLQQDVVEPDTAANKRYVVRDGSLHAFPLSPKAMLSTRLLSTRAKLRVLLEPLVPRYQGAGEESIASFVRRRLGREVLDYAVDPFVSGIFAGDPDTLSMAHAFPRVTELEMVHGSLSRGLMAQRRRAASAAGEQPASPARLVSFVDGMQTLPDALASSLGASLHLSRPLRHLHAQDGHWVVESGEGQDAHTLIADTVVLATPAHALAAMELPAALRRFAAPIEHVSYPPVSTLTLGFTRQQVAHALDGFGMLVPRVEQRRVLGVLFSSSLFPARAPEGHVTLTVFVGGARHPQQAALNTEALLPAVLRDLGDLLGVSGSPVYMHHAYWPRAIPQYLLGYQEVKDAVARTESEHPGLYLAGNYHLGVSVGDCVANGVLTAERVASYLGRSA
- a CDS encoding tryptophan 2,3-dioxygenase family protein → MTDIDYGSYLRLEELLALQLPQSQPEHPDELLFIVVHQASELWFKVLRHEFDTLIAALEQFDTMRALLSVQRVNALTEIISQQLAALDTLPPQRFAQFRGYLGSSSGSQSAQFRAIEATAGLRDAHFLQTISEHGPPPAEVQAALERPTLQSLVLALLAHEQVELAALYTGPGPTPLFLLVEGLLEFEQRFARWRFLHVQLVERIIGPGTGGTGGTLGAKYLSRTVAQKFFPELWAVRSAFYGR
- a CDS encoding histidine phosphatase family protein → MRKAPDDESGPLQLILLRHADAISDGRCIGWTDVPLSDTGRAQCTSLITTDGPLRQLLAGDSGDLHVESSDLSRARDTAAAISECVEVPVHEHADLREMHFGAWDGRTWGELEAEDGERLATWMAHWQLAAPPGGESLAHMQRRVATALRRLTQRPEPRVLVVSHAGWIRLALCLLQDRPVREMFEITVPHAQPIVLSVARRPL
- a CDS encoding adenosylcobinamide-GDP ribazoletransferase; this translates as MSRELRAFSAACTFMTRIPTWRVVAHDVTDLPASAAYFPLVGLIVGGAGAAVWWIGSWFWTPWIAVLLSMAATIRLTGAFHEDALADSLDGFGGGWTREQVLHIMKDSRVGSYALVGMCVALVLKAALLVELATVTTLPANGITGRWPAAVLAMLAAHVLARASSVALIGALPYVRSDGEAARASAGRPFVAGVSRIRVILAVWCAVVLSVVLLGGAVWTVLLAAAATTALAARYFRARLGGITGDALGAANQVVELVVYLALSANVQGASFLQIVARS